The nucleotide sequence AATGGTGCAATTCCACCAGACTTATCACTCATTATCAAAGCAAGGCACGATGGTGCAAACTACGTCTATTCACTTTTGATAGGCTATCAAAACGGCGAGCAGGATGAGAAAGGTTTATATTTTAATCCATATTTTTCAACAGGCAGGTTAGCTATGGCACCACCACTCTCTGAAGGAATGGTAGAATATGATGGTGCAAGACAAGCCACAGTTGAAAATATGGCATATGACGTGGTAAATTTTTTACAATGGGCAGCGGAGCCAGAACTGGAGCGCCGACATAAACTTGGGCTAAAAATAGTGACATATTTTATAATTTTGACGGTATTTTTTGTTCTCACTAACAATAGAGTTTGGAGCCAACTCTATAAAAAAGGAAAATAGAACTTCATTTACGCTCGTTTTTATACCTTACTCATAATATCATGTGTATTATGTAATGATAAACATATTATGAAAGTATAGGGATTATGGCATTTCAAATAGTTACAAATTTTCAGCCAGCTGGGGATCAACCACAAGCAATAGATAGTTTAGTTGAAGGACTAAATAACAAAAAAAGAGATCAGGTTTTACTTGGAGTAACTGGCTCTGGAAAAACTTTTACTATGGCAAATGTTATTGCAAGAACAAACAGGCCTGCGTTAATTATGGCACATAATAAAACTTTAGCGGCGCAGCTTTACGAGGAAATGAGAGGATTTTTCCCCCACAATGCTGTTGGATATTTCATTTCTTATTAT is from Wolbachia endosymbiont (group B) of Hofmannophila pseudospretella and encodes:
- a CDS encoding cytochrome c1; its protein translation is MLVKNIFAVFCALFLANYVCAEEFTPSPNKKMDWSFDGITGSFDRESIQRGYKVYKEVCAACHSMNRIAFRNLQDVGFSEEDVKQIAASYQVKDGPNDLGEMFDRPGIPSDYFIAPFDTKEAAAASNNGAIPPDLSLIIKARHDGANYVYSLLIGYQNGEQDEKGLYFNPYFSTGRLAMAPPLSEGMVEYDGARQATVENMAYDVVNFLQWAAEPELERRHKLGLKIVTYFIILTVFFVLTNNRVWSQLYKKGK